The genomic interval TACCAGGTCCGCTCTCGGGTTTCCTCTCACATGATGGGCCTGTTTACCCGTCCTGCTGCCCACATCAACTCATCAACCATCTGTCCTcacttaaacttaaaataagattATTTCAACTCAACTATTTGGCTTGGATAAAGCAGGAAACGTCACACCACCGATTTGGCTGCTTCAgatatttaagagaaaaaaactaatcaataattatcaatatccaCCGATATTGATAATTCAGTCAATAGTATCGTTTTAAGTTTTTCAGCTCATAATGTCAGCCTTACTGAAGGCagagcagcaaaaatgtttgatcatttatgACCAAAAGGGATCAAAACAAGACATGTGGAAGGAAATTCCTGAATAAACTGGCaccagtttatttttagaagaGAGAAATAATCTCAGGTTTGCTAGTAGCTGCTGCGTACATAGTGAACAAACGCTGGACGTACCAGAGAGGTCAGGGATTTCTGTTTAGATGGCGTTCGTTTTAAAGtgttacactgtaaaaagttACTTTACCAGGATGAGTTCAAACAAGGTGCCTTGGTCCACTTTGAGGAACTCCTGGTCCCAAACAGGAATGTCGTCCGTCCTCTTCTCCTTGTTCTCGTCGTCCTCAGGGGGAGGAGGGTCGTCTTTGTGATGGGTGCACCACTGAATCACCTGCAGGAAAACACAGCATGCTCATTTACATGCAACCTGACGGTGCGGTCAGCTTTAAATCAGCTGGTCCAACATCTCCAagtgtaaaaagaaatgtgtgcaACCATTTTATGAACTGATTCTCCCAGTCAGTGAAATCAGCTGTAACTGCAGAAAGCTTTTCTAAACTTAGAGCTTCTGGCGTCTCATCCTCTCCTATCGTCACAGTTCAATTCTGTTTTATCATGGAGAAAACAACGTTACTGTCAAAACCTGTTGCACAGATTTATGTTTACTATTTAACTGTTTTAAAGGTTGTAATATCTGGTAGATtacacaggtgtgtgtgtgtggggtgtgtgtgtgtcagagagtGAGAGACCTTCTTGAGAATGGCAGCATTCACATTAGGGAGGGGGACGGGGTCATCGTCTCCTTCATCATCCATTCCCAAATCTGGAAACATAGAAACCAGCATTCATCTCCATTACATTCATGATTATActcattaaaaagcaaaaatcatgtCAGAAACAGATAATCAGATGATTCACCTTCTAACATGGTCTTGATGGTGACGGACTGTTTGGCGATCTCAACGTCCACCTCAAAGATTTCCCCATCAGAGCTCTGGAGTTTAATCGTGGGCATTTCCTGAAACAAGAAAATTCACTTATTTACAGAGTTTCCTTTTAAATGGCTAATacacttatttattattttattcctggacatttttatactaaatatttagtttgaactATTGTAAGTGTTTAGTATAATAAGGAGCAGGTTTATGCATTCAGTTAGGCatgtaaacaatatttaaagatctataacatttagattttcaaatttaaatggaTTATGCTTCATCAGATacatacagaaatgtttttcatcttaatcAAATCCAGGTATATTTTTAAACCCTGATCTAAGAAGTGTCTGAGTTCCCAGAAAGTCACTTTAaagcaaaagataaaaaacatttgagttgcaaaaacataaattctgatggagcaaataaaaacaagagaattTTCTATGGCAGTATACACATtaataattcaatttaattatttattactaaTAAGAAACATAGCCCAAGATCTACATCATACTTTTGgtttgactaaaaacaaaaatcatactTCAGGTATGATTTGAATTTACTGAAGAGCAGAATTTCccttttcatgttttccagaaCAATCTGCTGATTTTATACCTGTCCACTTGCTTTTCAATCCTgagcaaaacaaacagtgtCCAGGATTAAAGTGCTGAAAACAAGGTGAACACACCGAcatgaaaaaattattattaaagcaACACatagttcccacaagtctgaaccaCAAGTGATGGCCGCCATATTAGCAAGCAAACGCACTGCAATGCATAGATGAACCATGGCttccagaccaacaaaaagaaaatatatggaCACTTCTGACTAATGTGCAAgagaaaaatatacacaaaatggctgctgacAGGATCGAAAGGTGTCAGATGATGTGGAGAAGCTGCCACCGATCTCCTGCTGACTAGAGAACAGGAAGAGTGTTTACAACATGGAGGAGGACAGAAGTCTGTcttagctagcagataaaagctCCACTAGCTAAGCTAATGTTGCTAGTTCAGCAGTAAATGTCACAGATATCTATCTCAGTATTACAGAGGCGGGTAGAGGACTCAGGTAGTTGTAATGTACTTGAATTGTTTATAAGTTAGATAAGAACGAGGCAAGAGCTAGTTCTAACCTTGTGGCTTGTTTATAGTTGTCATAGCGACTCCATAGCAACTACCTACCAACATGGCTGTCAGTTACAAAGGTCACAGAAGTGTGATGTCACATGAGAAacatgtatttgaaaatgtttggtttcaaatataattctaagagaatgcttttttttttttttccagaaacagGCTGACAGCCAAACAGCCTCCTCTGACCCACAGCATCATACGTCTCCTCCAGAAACCCACCtggacaaagcaggcagcacTGAGAGGATCAATCATGTTTCTCCAGTGATTTAACACAATTCAgcccatcaccatctacaataacgcTCAAGAATCTTGAATGAGTCACAACAACAATTACTTTccttttgggattaataaagtattttcgaattaaatctttataaaatacCATCATTTTATCTGCTGTTCTTAGTTATAAAAACATGATCTTTTACAATAACAAACTTGAAAAAAGTACACAAAGtgatatttatttccactgCTGAAAGTTTCTTGACAAATAAAAAcgaaaatatgaaaaatcttgaatataatatatataaaacttcaaaagttttacagtaaattaaCCCAGAAAAACTGACGTTAAGCTGCTCTAACTGTTCATGTAACCTACATGCAAAATATTAGCATCATTTGAAAATGCCTTGATTATTTACtcatttgtttcacattttaaaccCAATTGTCGTTTTTCatacttaaatttatttttcttattgatGTTCTGACctgatataataataaaatctaactCCAAACATTGAGCTAGCGTTTAATGCTTCGCGTTGGTTAGCAAACAAGCTAACGTTAGCTAAAACTACCAAAAAGGCTCGTTGACAACGTGCTGTTTTCCATTTCTACTAACAATACATGAGTACATGTCATTTATAGCtagtaataataaaactgtACAACAGTAAATGTCATTTTAGGTTGACTGCGGGGTGTTGTTGTCAATTACGCTAACCTGTTAGCCGACCTGTCATGCTAACGTTCATAAGCGAAACAACGGAAATGCTGAACAATTAGCCTGTTTACGAATGAACACTGTGGACAAATATCGGATATAGTTTCCATCTAACGCCATAAAAAGGACAAGAATTATACTGTGACTTTACAAATAAGATACATAAATATTCAGATTGTGTCCAAAAAGTCTGCTAACCAGGGTGCTAGCCTCGGCGAGGCCTATTACCCACCAGACCGAGGcggtttattaaaataataataataataataataataataataaagacacAGCAGCTATATTCACTATTTATCGACAAATGACACAACGTAGAGCTACGTACCGTGAACAACTAAACTGAAGTCAGGCTGTGAATTTCTTCCGCTGTGCAGAAAGGCCTGAGCAGCGTGGCGGTTACCGTGTGCGGCTGAGAGTCTGTGGCTGAACCTGCTGGAAGCGACCTGCTGGCGGCTGGACGGAGGGAGGGGGCGGCCTGCTTATCACGTCTCCGGCTCGGAGGTAACAGGTCCACAACGTTCCGACCACTTAcctatttacttttattatcgTTTGCATTTTTCGGAATACTATATATgattttaaaaggtttatatGCAGGGCCGGCACAAGTTTTTTTGCAGCCCAAAGCAGGTTTTAATTTTGGGGCCCCACTTAACATGTTACCTTTATCATTCCCGTGTGTGTAACGAGAGTtaggtagtaactagttacatttactcagttacatttaggCCTACTTGAGtagcttttttgaaaaaaaaaagtacttttaagagtattttttacatcgctgtactttttacttgagtaattttattgtgaagtatttctgctcttacttgagtcaaatttctggatttttgacccactgaatgaaaaacaaacatgttttaatcaacAATTCAACAGACTCAGACACGcaactgcagtttttgttaaaatgttggaaccattttattgaagaaactgatttgggagaaatattttttggctAATTTCTTGGACgactactttttatttttacttgagtaaaaacaggCTGAAGCAGTGCTGTTCTAACTTCAGTACAAATTTTGAACACTAAAAACCTGTAGAAAATGACCTGCAACTATTTGCAGCAATCTATACTTACAGTATGTACTTTTTAAGTGTCCACCCCTATGAAAATGACAACAGCAttgtaaaagtaaattttgtaACTTGGcactatttacatttatttgcttattttacaGTATATCaacaaaagattattttctttttaccatttttatgtGTACTGATATTAACCAATCTGAATGAATAAACCAATATGAAATTGATTTAATAAATGTCTAACAATGCTATGAGttagaaaatgagattttatcCACCTTAAAAAGaacagataagaaaataaataaaatgcttcacaGTGGGTATGGTGTTGGTTTTGTAATTATAATCAAAAATCATCAGATCATGACACTTCCCACATATTTTTAGAGactccagatttttattttttatttagtcagtATTGcatgattttccttttcagaaaatgtttctgcgTTGCGTCTGAAGCAGATGGGAGATTGTAGCCAGAAATTCCTGCAGCTTTCTGAAACGCAAACCAGTTTTTCATCATTCTGGAGGACTTCCAGTTCTTGGTTGTGCCACTATAGTGCTCTCACCTTTAAGAGATTTTGTAGAATTTTATGTGCACGTTTTCTGATTTGCTTATCTGTATAATATTATGTTTGTGTGCGAGTATGGCTGTAAAGTATCTTAAGTTGTCTTAAGATACTTTACAGCCAACTGTAAAGTATCTGAAGTGCTTTTCCAGCACTTCAATGGTGCTGGAAAAGCACCATTGAAGtttaatccatttatttttgcaacttactgaaacatttcttttcccTCTGGGGTTGAACAGAGTATGTGTCACAATAAAAGTGtacattatttatttgctttcacAGATTGAAATCACagaatatttgcattttaaaatgtgatgcaCAGTTTGGCTTATTAAGGCCAATGTAGATTAAGTAAATTTCCATCAAGAAACTCAAATTGTCTAGAAAAAATAGGTCATTTCTGAACTCCAAGaatagaaaatttgcaagaaaaaaactcaggaatttcctagaaaaaacatttctgagctcatAAAGTTGGAAATTTTAGAATCTTAGagctcagaatttttttctagaaaatttgagatcttaacatttctgaattttgtttCTGCAAATTTTTAACTTGGAGTTTGGAAATTTACAcgttttttctagaagatttgaggttaatctcaacattttttgGCTACAATATACTTTTCCCATCTTCAATGGCTCTGATACGCCGCTGTATACTTACTGTATTATATCCACTAACTGTGTTTGTGGTGTTATACCTCGGAGAACCACTGGGTGGCGCTAAACAAGCCCTTCTAAACAAACGTCTGAAATGATGCATTTTatagaaatacaaacatttccaaacactTTGACTTGAACCAAGCAGTTACGTTTGATTCACttatatcttaaaaaaacaactcagacaTCCAGAAGCCATCTTTATTATTCTAACTGCTTAGTTAAAGTACAGAGCTGGAAGGGAGTCGGTGAGTTGATGAGGATTTTTATAAGTTACATACATTTTATAAGTTAAACTGTAATTTGTGTAaagctttagatttttttacaataaaaaaaaaaaaaaacaggaagggaaaaaaaatcatatttataatctgtattttttagaCATACGAtacaaatgtcaaatttatttaaatgtacaaaagtgCAAACATATGTTGAGAACTGTTGAACTAAAGCTGATGGGATTCGAGCAGCTGCAGATGTTCAGAATGAGGAGTTTCATGTTTCGTCCTCAGCAGCGAACAGCGCAGTGATTATGGCACACACCGTTTGGTCCGTCCTCCTCCCAGAAACCGCCTCGTCGCTGTGTGGATGTTCAATGTGCACTGCTGCGTTCCCCAGTTTCCTGTTCCTCATTCGTGTCGGTATTGGTTCGTATAACGTCTGGACTTGGCTGTATGCGGGTCGCTAGGAGAGGTCAAGGTTCACAGGAAGTAGTCTGGGGTGCGGCGGGTTACGTGTGGCTCTCCTCTGCGAGGCGCCGGATCGAATTGCAAGCTGGACGGACAAGAAAGGTTGAAATTACAAATCTGAGCGAAATATAACTTGCATAACaattaaaccaggggtgtccaaagtgcggttCAGGGGCCATTTACGGCCCTCTGAAGGATTTTGGGCGGCCCACCAACCGTAATTCAAGAATTGAACAAATCATAATTGGCTCatcttttattgcaaataacatcttagaaaataattttaaaaaagaaaaagatttattggcctaattttactcaaaagcaAATCTTACACCccaaataaaaaagtacaacCTGTGTGTCTCTTAAACTAATGTTTTCTATCtaaaattttatcaaaaattctcctttttttatttcaataaaaattttcattatttagtttattgtcGAGcagataaagttaaaaaaggcaaaaaaagtttgcttcaaaaatgctataaaaatgataaagttcTCATGGCCAAAAGTTTGGACTCAACTGACTAAAGCTAAGCAGCTCgtctcattttaaacattttgtcttaaaatgCACCAGAAGGTGCATGCTGGATTATTTTTGTACTTACAAGGAGTATTTGAGAGTGTCGTCTAACTCCATGATGGCCGCCTG from Xiphophorus maculatus strain JP 163 A chromosome 11, X_maculatus-5.0-male, whole genome shotgun sequence carries:
- the skp1 gene encoding S-phase kinase-associated protein 1, with the protein product MPTIKLQSSDGEIFEVDVEIAKQSVTIKTMLEDLGMDDEGDDDPVPLPNVNAAILKKVIQWCTHHKDDPPPPEDDENKEKRTDDIPVWDQEFLKVDQGTLFELILAANYLDIKGLLDVTCKTVANMIKGKTPEEIRKTFNIKNDFTEEEEAQVRKENQWCEEK